The proteins below come from a single Malus sylvestris chromosome 3, drMalSylv7.2, whole genome shotgun sequence genomic window:
- the LOC126617345 gene encoding uncharacterized protein LOC126617345, whose amino-acid sequence MFEEMGKRENVATVVKKARTITNYIYNHGWLLAKMREFCKGEIIRPATTRFATNYIALDSILKKKAGLKQLFTSDDWANHNLSSSNTGRMVESIVLDHAFWTQSEHVCQVFEPLYKVLRIVDTEVYPTMGAVYELMCVVKDELERKHGARWVIKIIEDRWYKTLYHDLHAAAYYLNPRYQYRPGVGDDGNLIRAVHNVYSKLDPASPAVGQFGNELTWFKDARRTFGEPTSVAARTNMSPSEYKHISL is encoded by the exons atgtttgaggaaatggggaagagagagaatgttgctactgtggtcaaaaaagctagaacgatcacaaattatatttacaatcacggttggttgttggcaaagatgcgtgaattttgcaaaggagaaattattcgtccagctaccactcgattcgccaccaactatattgcattagacagcatactcaagaagaaagcagggttgaagcaactattcactagtgacgattgggccaaccacaatttgagcagctcaaatacaggtcgtatggtggaaagtatagtgcttgatcatgctttttggactcaatcagaacatgtgtgccaagtgtttgagcctctttacaaagttttacggatcgttgacacagaggtgtatcctactatgggggcagtatatgagttgatgtgtgtagtgaaggatgaattggaaagaaaacatggtgcaaggtgggtcataaagataattgaagaccgatggtataaaacattataccacgatttgcatgcagcag catattatttgaatccccgataccaatacagacccggtgttggagatgatggtaaccttatacgtgctgtacataatgtatactctaaattagaccctgcatcaccagcagttggccaatttggaaatgag ctaacatggtttaaagatgcaagaagaacttttggagaaccaacatcagttgctgctcgaacaaatatgtctcctagtgagtataaacatatttcactataa
- the LOC126615150 gene encoding pentatricopeptide repeat-containing protein At5g39710, whose product MNLRHLISGQALTNASVIRGRLRSLYAFTTIAADPVPLTFRPPSYGGSKPIKNPNFPKLFSPFHRFMHSAQAQAVDSEDSEQEEDGAVNDFLSRFVWIMRQKLSESYPDSDKATLDGMLLIIVERVVAEMEKGGIEQMLGTSGSTPLDDFSEDLWKTVWEVSNTVLEDMRREAKKEKMKGFLQEEEVKEMCRFAGEVGIRGDMLRELRFKWAQEKMEEAEFYQSLERLREEDKKAEEAGEEVEGMQGETTGEEVKSKVVSLPKRRGKIKYNIYGLDLSDPKWVDVANRIHEAEEITWPQEPKPITGKCKLVTENIIQSNVADDQSPLLAEWVELLQPSRVDWLNLLNRLKEQNTALYFKVAELVLDEKSFQTNIRDYSMLIDAHAKENHVEDAERILKKMNQNGIIPDILTATSLVHMYSKVGNLDGAKQAFESLRSQGFKPDVKVYNSMIMAYVNAGQPKLGESLMREMEARDIQPTKEIFMALLRSFAQHGDIGGAGRIANIMQFAGFQPTLESCTLLVEAYGKAGDPDQARSNFDYMMKVGHRPDDRCTASMLAAYEKKNLLDKALNLLMQLEKDGFEPGVATYSVLIDWLGKLQLVGEAEQLLGKIAEQGEAPPLKVHIGLFDMYAKSGVEKKALQALGVLEAKKDQLGSEEFERIINGLIAGGFVQDAHRVHDLMVAQGFTASEPLKVALMASQAFGRRRPSMRR is encoded by the exons ATGAATTTGCGGCACTTGATTTCCGGGCAAGCGTTAACCAATGCTTCAGTTATCAGGGGAAGGTTGCGATCGCTCTATGCTTTCACAACCATAGCAGCAGACCCAGTTCCTCTGACGTTTCGTCCACCGAGCTATGGCGGCTCTAAACCCATCAAGAACCCTAATTTCCCAAAACTCTTTTCTCCATTTCACCGATTCATGCACTCTGCTCAAGCTCAGGCGGTTGATTCCGAGGATTCCGAGCAGGAGGAAGACGGAGCCGTTAACGATTTCTTGTCCCGGTTCGTGTGGATCATGCGGCAGAAGCTCTCCGAATCGTACCCGGATTCCGATAAGGCTACCCTCGACGGCATGCTGTTGATTATTGTTGAGAGAGTTGTGGCGGAGATGGAGAAGGGCGGCATTGAGCAGATGCTGGGCACGTCAGGGTCGACGCcattggatgattttagtgAGGATTTGTGGAAGACAGTGTGGGAGGTGAGCAATACGGTGTTGGAGGACATGAGGAGGGAAGCGAAGAAGGAGAAAATGAAGGGGTTTTTGCAGGAAGAGGAGGTGAAGGAGATGTGTAGATTCGCCGGTGAAGTCGGAATTCGAGGGGATATGCTTAGGGAGCTGAGGTTCAAGTGGGCTCAGGAGAAGATGGAGGAGGCTGAGTTTTATCAGAGCTTGGAGCGGCTTCGAGAGGAGGACAAGAAGGCGGAGGAAGCAGGGGAGGAAGTAGAGGGAATGCAAGGTGAAACCACAGGGGAAGAGGTGAAGTCTAAGGTTGTTTCGCTTCCCAAGAGGCGAGGGAAGATCAAGTACAACATTTATGGTCTTGATCTGTCTGACCCCAAGTGGGTTGATGTGGCTAATAGAATCCATGAGGCTGAAGAGATCACTTGGCCTCAGGAACCGAAACCCATAACCGGAAAATGCAAATTGGTTACTGAGAATATTATTCAATCGAATGTGGCGGATGACCAGTCTCCGCTTTTAGCTGAATGGGTAGAGCTACTTCAACCTAGTCGGGTTGATTGGCTCAATTTGCTTAATAGGTTGAAAGAGCAAAACACTGCATTATACTTCAAG gtggcAGAACTCGTATTGGATGAGAAATCCTTCCAGACAAACATTCGTGACTACTCAATGCTCATTGATGCCCATGCAAAAGAGAACCATGTCGAAGATGCTGAGAGaattttgaagaagatgaatcaAAATGGTATCATACCTGATATTTTAACTGCCACTAGTTTGGTTCACATGTACAGCAAGGTAGGCAATCTTGACGGTGCCAAACAAGCATTTGAAAGCTTAAGGAGCCAGGGCTTCAAACCTGATGTCAAGGTCTACAATTCGATGATCATGGCATATGTAAATGCTGGCCAACCAAAATTGGGGGAGTCGTTGATGAGAGAGATGGAAGCAAGAGATATCCAACCCACAAAAGAAATCTTCATGGCATTGCTTCGGTCATTTGCGCAACATGGTGATATTGGTGGAGCTGGACGAATTGCCAATATTATGCAGTTTGCAGGGTTCCAGCCAACATTGGAGTCTTGTACACTGCTTGTTGAAGCATACGGGAAAGCTGGTGACCCTGACCAGGCAAGGAGCAACTTCGATTACATGATGAAAGTTGGGCACAGGCCTGATGACAGATGCACTGCAAGCATGCTAGCTGCTTACGAAAAAAAGAATTTACTGGATAAAGCGCTGAATCTGTTAATGCAGCTTGAAAAGGATGGGTTTGAGCCTGGAGTTGCCACTTACTCCGTTCTTATAGATTGGTTGGGTAAATTGCAGCTAGTTGGTGAAGCTGAGCAGCTATTGGGAAAAATTGCCGAGCAGGGTGAGGCTCCTCCTCTGAAAGTTCATATAGGTCTTTTTGATATGTATGCTAAATCTGGAGTCGAGAAAAAGGCACTCCAAGCTTTGGGAGTATTGGAGGCTAAGAAGGATCAATTGGGTTCAGAGGAGTTTGAGAGGATCATAAACGGGCTTATAGCTGGTGGGTTTGTGCAGGATGCTCATAGGGTACACGACCTGATGGTGGCCCAGGGTTTTACTGCATCAGAGCCACTTAAGGTGGCACTAATGGCATCTCAAGCTTTTGGGCGCCGGAGGCCCTCAATGAGAAGATAG